The following coding sequences lie in one Xanthomonas hyacinthi genomic window:
- a CDS encoding isoaspartyl peptidase/L-asparaginase family protein produces the protein MREIPATTLVIHGGAGVERTSSSAADLAEARAAMETALRTGQALLTQGKPAVDAVAAAIAVLEDSPQFNAGKGAVFTHDGRNELDAAIMDGASGKAGAVAGVHRVKNPIQLARAVMDQSEHVMLVGDGAEVFARQHGVTLVDPSYFRTDKRWKQLQQALQEEANKQAHADLETARHFGTVGALALDTQGRLAAGTSTGGMTNKRYGRVGDSPIIGAGTYADSRCAVSGTGWGEYYIRAVAAYDICARVKYAGQSLAQAAEAVIDRQIPKAGGDGGAIALGADGSVAFPFNTEGMYRGWIGADGVPHVAIFKDEALPLPGAL, from the coding sequence ATGCGCGAGATTCCCGCCACCACCCTGGTGATCCACGGCGGTGCCGGGGTCGAGCGCACCAGCAGCAGCGCCGCCGACCTGGCCGAGGCGCGCGCGGCGATGGAAACGGCCTTGCGCACCGGGCAGGCATTGCTGACGCAGGGCAAGCCGGCGGTGGACGCGGTCGCCGCGGCGATCGCGGTGCTGGAGGATTCGCCGCAGTTCAACGCCGGCAAGGGCGCGGTGTTCACCCACGACGGCCGCAACGAACTGGACGCGGCGATCATGGACGGCGCCAGCGGCAAGGCCGGCGCGGTGGCCGGGGTGCACCGGGTGAAGAATCCGATCCAGCTGGCGCGCGCGGTGATGGACCAGTCCGAGCACGTGATGCTGGTCGGCGACGGCGCGGAGGTGTTCGCGCGCCAGCACGGGGTGACCCTGGTCGATCCGTCCTACTTCCGCACCGACAAGCGCTGGAAGCAGCTGCAGCAGGCGCTGCAGGAAGAGGCGAACAAGCAGGCGCACGCCGACCTGGAGACCGCCAGGCACTTCGGCACGGTCGGCGCGCTGGCGCTGGACACGCAGGGCCGGCTGGCCGCGGGCACCTCCACCGGCGGCATGACCAACAAGCGCTACGGCCGCGTCGGCGACTCGCCGATCATCGGCGCCGGCACCTATGCCGACAGCCGCTGCGCGGTGTCCGGCACCGGCTGGGGCGAGTACTACATCCGCGCGGTGGCGGCCTACGACATCTGCGCGCGGGTCAAGTACGCCGGGCAGAGCCTGGCGCAGGCGGCCGAGGCGGTGATCGACCGGCAGATTCCCAAGGCCGGCGGCGACGGCGGCGCGATCGCGCTGGGCGCCGACGGCAGCGTCGCCTTCCCGTTCAACACCGAGGGCATGTACCGCGGCTGGATCGGCGCCGACGGCGTGCCGCACGTGGCGATCTTCAAGGACGAGGCGCTGCCGCTGCCGGGGGCGCTGTAA
- a CDS encoding sigma factor-like helix-turn-helix DNA-binding protein — protein sequence MIWLRRVEELSQKEVAVRLGISEKTVEKHVAKGMRLLADHFHGDDGARAPAAPRRARAQDGQQAD from the coding sequence GTGATCTGGCTGCGGCGGGTCGAGGAACTGTCGCAAAAGGAGGTGGCCGTGCGTCTGGGCATCAGCGAGAAGACCGTGGAAAAGCACGTGGCCAAGGGCATGCGCCTGCTGGCCGATCATTTTCATGGCGACGACGGCGCGCGTGCGCCCGCGGCGCCGCGGCGGGCACGGGCGCAGGATGGACAGCAGGCGGATTGA
- a CDS encoding FecR family protein has product MDSRRIELRAAAWLARRDRDDWSPQQQARLEAWLAAATAHRVAFVRLQAAWQESGRLQALGAGQRDGHIPPRGSWRGLAGNDSAASDSASAAASPEAPTDLGQLRFAPRPPARARRRWPLALAATLLLGAALGLGWRHSAAPPAVAYASATGSLRPLALADGSHATLSSDSRIDVALSRAQRHIDLQRGEAFFEVSKDPARPFVVASGARQVVAVGTRFAVRRDADALRVVVTEGTVRLESAAHPKAPPTLLPAGSIALAGPHGVLVRRVALAEAERALDWRNGYLSFDDTPLQAAVAEFNRYNTVKLQVADAGAGALRVGGNFRWSNTEAFVRLLEQGFPIRAERHGDQVLLHSR; this is encoded by the coding sequence ATGGACAGCAGGCGGATTGAGCTGCGCGCGGCGGCATGGCTGGCGCGGCGCGACCGCGACGACTGGTCGCCGCAGCAGCAGGCGCGGCTGGAAGCGTGGTTGGCGGCGGCCACCGCGCACCGGGTTGCGTTCGTGCGCCTGCAGGCGGCGTGGCAGGAAAGCGGGCGGCTGCAGGCGCTGGGCGCGGGCCAGCGCGACGGCCACATTCCGCCGCGCGGCAGCTGGCGCGGGCTGGCGGGTAACGACAGCGCGGCGAGCGACAGCGCATCGGCAGCGGCCTCACCCGAAGCACCGACCGACCTCGGCCAGCTGCGCTTCGCGCCACGCCCGCCCGCGCGTGCGCGACGGCGCTGGCCGCTGGCGCTGGCCGCGACGCTGCTGCTCGGCGCCGCGCTCGGCCTGGGCTGGCGCCACTCCGCGGCGCCGCCGGCGGTCGCCTACGCCAGCGCCACCGGCAGCCTGCGCCCGCTGGCGTTGGCCGACGGCTCGCACGCCACGTTGAGCAGCGACAGCCGGATCGACGTGGCACTGTCGCGCGCGCAGCGGCATATCGACCTGCAGCGCGGCGAGGCGTTCTTCGAAGTGAGCAAGGACCCGGCGCGTCCGTTCGTGGTCGCCAGCGGCGCGCGCCAGGTCGTGGCGGTCGGCACGCGCTTCGCGGTGCGCCGCGATGCCGACGCGCTGCGCGTGGTGGTCACCGAGGGCACGGTGCGGCTGGAATCGGCGGCGCATCCAAAGGCGCCACCGACCCTGCTGCCGGCCGGCAGCATCGCCCTGGCCGGCCCGCACGGGGTGCTGGTACGCCGCGTCGCGCTGGCCGAGGCCGAACGCGCGCTGGACTGGCGCAACGGCTACCTGAGCTTCGACGACACCCCGCTGCAGGCCGCGGTGGCCGAGTTCAACCGCTACAACACGGTCAAGCTGCAGGTGGCCGATGCCGGCGCCGGCGCGCTGCGCGTGGGCGGCAATTTCCGCTGGTCCAATACCGAAGCGTTCGTGCGCCTGCTCGAGCAGGGCTTCCCGATCCGCGCCGAGCGCCACGGCGACCAGGTGCTGTTGCACAGCCGCTGA